The genomic segment CTGGTTGAAATTTTTAGACAGCTGGTTGAAATTTTTAGACAGAGGTAATTTTGCAAAAAACTATCATAATTAGGCCagaatataaaataattttttaaaaaaaagtcattttcaCCCATTATTAAAAAgagttaaattattatttttttgttgaaaaatattaataaattgagGGGTGAGCCCCTACTCCTCAACTAAATTCGTGGCTGTTTTTATTTGGCTTTATCAACAAAACAACCGAAATAAATATTTTTGATTCTATCACATAAATCACCTAGAATTCTCTAGTTCACCATTCTCTTTATATGGCAAGTTTATCCCAatcaaaataaaatgaaaaagagtCAAAACatgtaaaaaataaaatgaaaaagagtCAAAACatgtaaaaaataaaatgaaaaagagtCAAAACATGTAAAATTGGGTGGGTGAGATTGCACATGCCAATGCTATCTTTATCTTATCTTAGGCTTATGAAGACTTAATTAAACCAATAAAATGTGTAACATGTGGGTGTGGCCTTTGCTTATTCAAATCCATGTGTTTTCATTTCAAATGTTTTAATATCTTTTGACAATGACTCTGTTCCTTCCTTTTGTATTATTATCATCCATATCTCGTGTTTTAATTAATTCACCTATTTGTAAATGTCTTATATGGACAAGTCTTCACCaagttttatttttcaaaaaaaaattaaggacCATTTTATTATTACACAAGAAAGAACATTATAACTAGACCATATTTAATCTTAttcattataaataaaataataatcaaaatttCTTTGGCTATATTAGAGGTAAAAAAAAATGTCAACATTCTAGTTCATTGTATATTGTAGACTCTTATTCAAGCTATTATATGAATAAGAtccattaatatattttttttcagcGAGTGGTTTTGTTGACTTTGTACCAATTGATTGAaattataaaagaaaaactaCTCACCAACTATAAAAATAAAGACAAACCATACAAAGAAACTCATTACCAAAAACAAATTAACTACAAcacaaatatatttaattttggttATTGGGATCATAGCCAATCAATGCTGGCCTTTCCCACTAAATCATCGTGTATACATACATTACACGAGTgactaattttttatattatatcatattatatatatatttatatatatgtgtatctaCATCTGAAGACATTTGCTGTACACATGGCCACTGCTACATGCAAGCTCAATGTGCACCTTCCCGTACCCAATTCCACCCTAGGACCCATAATACTGGACCCCACAAGCAAAAATTCCCATTCTAATTCAAAATCCCATGCGGTCGCGCCCACAACACTCATGGACATTTGTCTCGTGTTGCCGCACGATGCACCTACTTTTTAATCCGTTCAGCCCATTTGGGCCCAATTTTCATAGCAATCCATTAAAGAGCAGGCCAGTCCATCTCGGCCCAATAGTGGTGAGAGAAAAGCCCTCAGTACGGTTTTTGCAGGTACATGAATATGTCCTGTAACGGCGACATCTGACTACCACCCGGACCGAACGAGTTGTCCACAGTGGCATCCATGTAATTATAAGGGAAATCCAGGGCTTTCTCCCAATCCTTCCACTTGGGCTCGCTCTGCACCTCGCACGTGAACTCGGGCGAAACCACGTGCTCCGAACAGCTCGAGTCCGTGTGGAGCCTGGGTACGGACTCCGAAGTGTCAAAGTAGACGAAATCGTTGGGTCCGGTGATGGTTACCGCCGGCTGCGGAGGCGGCGGAGGTAAGGTGTTTAATATGTCCGGCTTCTTGTCCTCCTGCTCCGGGAAGCTCAGCTTCCGATTCGAATTGATTTGGTTTTGTTTCTCGAGACTACCCTTCTTGTTGTAAATTCGGCACAGAACCCAATCGTCCAGCTGTAAAAATCAGAACCGTTGGATCAATAATAGATAAGAAAGAATATTATTCataaataactaattttaattttaattaattaaatttggcTTCTGTCCTACTCAGATAATAAGCATCTTAGCAAGAAATTAGAGGCGTTAATCTAGTGCTCCACAGTTCACCGATTAAAATTGGAATAGTCTTTATGGCCGCCATTTGGCGGCTAGTACACGTGGGTCCCAATTATTACCACCACTTGGCCATGTAACGAAATGACTAAACTACCCCTACTAATATCTCGGAGTTTAGGAAGTGTAATATACCCTTAAGCTGTTCTTTTTTCGAGCGGATCGGTCCACGTCAGCAAGGCGGTACTCGTGCATAATCCAATTAGTTTTCTCTCCTTTCGGAGCTTTTCCGGCGTAAAAAACCAGAGCCTTCTTAATCCCAACCGGTTTCGGATTCCCAATCGGTTTATCAGCTCCGGTCGCCTTCCAGTACCCGGTTCCCGCCGCCCGGTTCGGCCTCGAACCGTTCGGATATTTCCGGTCTCGTGGCGAAAAGAAGTACCACTCTTTCTCACCGTATGATGCCAAACCTGAAGAAGtagtaaatttaaataaattaataaaaaaatggaataaaaaattttaaaaataaaaaaataaaaaataagaatgaAAAATTACCTGGAAGATCCCATGGATCGTACTTATAGAGATCGATCTCGGCGATAATCGGGACGGAGATAGGCTGCGACGCGCATTTCCGGCAAAGGTAGTGCATCACGAGCTCCTCGTCCGTCGGATGAAATCTGAATCCCGGCGGCAATTCCAACTCGCCTGTCATTCTTAActtcactcttttttttttttcgaattaaaaaaaataaaaaaaatctgaacTCGCTCGTAGCTTTTGGGTTATCCTCTTCTGCTGTTCTAGTAGATTCGAGCTACGACGGGGCTTGAAACTTAGAACGAATGGGAGAGACAGCTATTTATAGACAAAGGAGGACGCCACGTGGCGGGTTAAACCGGTGGTTTTCTGGAATACACGTGAacgataaataattaaaattaaatattttgttcgttttttttaattttataaaaattgatATTTACTGGGTTCGTGCAGCTGACCTCTTGTGGGACACGTGGCAAGCGTGGAATGTAGTGACTGCGTGTCGATGTCGCACATGGGTTAGTTTTGTCATTGCTTACCTCATCTGATTTGGACTGCTAGGGAAGTCGGTCCGGACCTAATGTTCTCGGAATCAAAGTAGAGTCGGCGGGTTTTGCCTTTTCTTGATCTTTGGGCCGAAAATTCAACGGTGGATCTTATTCCACGTCATCAGAAATTATCCACGTGCGCTCTGGATTTAAGCTTTTGTAATTTgtgaaaaaataattaatgtaTGACTATTAATCTTCCTTAATAATTATGTGGTGGTGATTTTAatagtaatttaaaattggactcGATATTGACTCTTCTCTTCGTGTACATTTTTATCAAATTTTCCTAGAtaatggtaaaaaaaaaacacatgaaGAGTGAGAGTACAGGGCTgactttttaattattattatttataaaagtgattaaattttgaaaaaaaaaatccaaacaaGCCTAAAATCATATTATGAATtgctaaaaataactaatcacaAAAATACATTCTAATAAGAGATTGAAAACTAGAATCTAGTAAAATTCTACTTGAAAACATTCTCGATTGATTATCCTATAATCTCTATTATTATgttgattttaatttaaatatctaatcaaaGTTCAGTACAAATAGTCATTTGACTgtgtttaataattatttgattcaacgtgatatttatttatttattgtataaatatatttataatttcgtGGTCGAACATGTCGATCGAAACAAtatttatcttaattaaataaatgatttCTTAATATGGAAGCTGaattattaaaattagtattagATGCTAATATTAGATAAGTGTCACTGATTACGAAATGAACCATGTTGACCATGACATAGGCGATAATTTAATATGTAAACAAAAGTATTTTAAAACATATAAATGTTAAGAAAATTGTTTTTCTGACacaatttataattaaataattttcatacatatatattaagTATTTGTATTATATTCATGATAACgttattttctattttctttaattaaatagttttcgaatacattttattaaatttgtTGTAGAAAACAGAGaaagataaataaaaatattaaataataccACAAGTGCTATAGATGACATCACATTATTAAATTATCAAGTAAAGACTTCTATTTGTACCTCTTAACATTACTCTAAAATTATATATCAAATTGAagttttgaaataaattaataaaatggtGCCTCAGTCCTAATCTTTAcgtattcattaattaattattatatatgtagtattgctcattattatattattagtAATCTCTTTCTTTTAGACAAACATTGTTAATATAATACGAGGTGAGATTGGCTAAAGATATTTGCTAGTATAATTTTAATCATTAATATATGTTAAATTATTAaagatataaatataaattttaggaTTGACTTGGAGTGTTATTTTATTATTGGAGTTGATATGTCATTTTGCTATCACAATTGAAGCTCTATTTACTATAGGGTTGTGCAAAAAAAATTGCAACTCGCCCAACTCTAATAACTCGTTTAAACTAATTCGAAAAAACCGACAAAAAATAAAATCTGAAAAACTTGACTTTCATTATTGAGCAGGTTAAAAAATTTTGCAATCCACCCAATGTAACTCGACCCGCTCAATTAAAAATTTGtttactttttttaattattaattatacatatataaaactaaattcaaattaatatttttatataaaaaaactttatattttaaagtaacaattattttagttacaaatgcacactaaaaatagagaaaataatataaaattagtgaaaaatgattttttttttaaaaaaattcagcaGTTTAGGTGGGTTAACCTGCCCAAACTGATGGTCGGattgaattttaatttttttttaattgggtgAGTTACGGGTTGAAAATTACCAATCCAATTATAAGTTTAAGTTTGTCAAAAATACATCTAACTAGCCCAAAACCGATCAATCAACACCACTACTATTTACTTCAAAGGGCGTTAAATTGTTAGTCTATTGAAATTAGTTGAAGTTTCtctatgagtttttttttttaatgttaatagTTTGTAATTGATATTGTTTGATTTAAGTTGTTATGTAATAATATTGACTTTATTAATAAAGATTActtattttccaaaaaaaaaaacataaatatatatagtagGTGTGTAGCTTGATAGTAAACGTGTAAAATTATGTCAGAGTTTGACAAAAAGTTGTATAATTGAATGGTAGGTGGGTAGCTGTATAATACAAGTATATATCCATGAAATTTCAAACTAGGTGAGGAAGATTACATAGCTAGGGAAATAGATAAAGAATCAATCAAATTATTTTTTATGGATCAAATAATTAGATTcctcttaattataattaaagatCGAatctgtttaaatatatattgtattgtatatttattatatgatttCCTATCCAAATCTAAATCTGATTTAGCAATAAACCATCAAAATCAAGCCCAGCTGTAATTATTAtcacttaaattatttaattacgTAAAGTTGTTGTATATATGTTTTTTCTCCAATTCTTGGCTTATCTTTGTAATTCTTTTTTAACACATGTGGATAAGTTATTTTTATAACATATGATTTTGTAAAccataataaattaaattatgacAACTTCTTTGAGACAATAATGAATATTTCTTCTAATAGTCAACCATTGTCTTTTCTCACAAGTTTTTGTGTGGATAAGTTAGCCTTTTTTTGGGGTGGCAAGATAAGTTATACCAAAAAAACCACCAAAGACTAAAATGTTTGAAAAGtttgcttttttattttttttattttagtgaaTATGGTTCCATAGAAATAATATGATGATTTATTTACAAGAGTTTTAGGTGGCGAAAGCTTGACAAACAATGGTGCTCTCATacttatggttttttttttttaaatgaacacTCATGTTTCTATTGTTAGCTTTAATGATTTTACAGGTATTAAAgggcaaaaaaaaaattcttcaaaTGAATTATTTTCATTGAAAggagtttatgatttttttattaaaatatataattttaagaaAGTTCTACTATAAGGTATACTTTTCGATCTTATAAGGAAAACAGGATTCACGATTATGTTTAAGACACGTAAATCAATTATAACTCGTAGTCATATCGAGTttcttgcaaatttttagaatATTTTAAGATGGTGTTTGATATGAGGTTTGAGTTTGTGGAAGTAGAGTTAGAGGAGTTTTATAATAAGGGAATATGAAACTCAAGTGTTTAAAGATATTAAGATTACCCAcaaatcaagctaaaaaatgAGACTCACTTAGAAACACAAACTCTcaagtcattaaaaataaatttaccaaacatgAGTTACATTTGACATTCTCTTTCCCACAAAACAAGTCTTCATACTATATCCCCATAAATATTTTATAGTGCCAAAATCAAGGTTCAAACAATTTATTGTATGTGAGCTTATTTTTTTATACGTgtgtaaaataatttttttaaagggGCAATGAGCAAAATAGCCCCCAAAACaactattattaaaaataaatttattaaacatGGGTTAGATTTGACATTCTCATTCCTACCAAACAAACACTTCTAAATATTTTACGGTGCCAAAATTagaattcaaataatttattatatgtgtgattattttttttatacgcgtgtaaaataaattttttaaattatgatttcgaCACATTCATTAAAAAATACTCTATTCAAAATAATcagaattaaaaataaaaattaaggaaaataaagaaatgaaTTAAAGCATATTTCTAACTCAATAAACACAAATTTCTGAAGGAAAATAGTCCTTTATTTTTTCGTAATGAATTTTTTTCGaagtaaattaaaaattatttcttTACACAGTAACATCCACGTAGTCATACACTCCAGGGATTCCCCCTTCCAAATCCCAATACAAGTAACTACGTGTAATTATTTTAACAATTATTacgttattttattttcattataatattttatttttgaaagtattttcattataatatttaattgtctTTCATTATCACATTTTTCAGTAATAAACTTTTTCCTCTTTGGTGGTCTTTGCTTACGTGTCAATCGTGTTTTAAGTTGAATAAAGACAAAGGAAGTTACCAGGGTAGTATCATAGTGACAGTCACACTTAtcactttttcttttttctttttttaattattgaatgtttttaaaataatgacaaaataaaataattaataaaattccaTACAAATTCCCACCTTCATGAAAGAATATTGAAAAAAATAGTGATATGCATCCATTAaccaacataaaaaaaataagtaaacaatatttataattatttactATCCAAATTATATACTCAACAAAatttgtcattaaaaaataaaataaaaaataatatataattagttattaattaacaactactcaattataataattaatagtaatatagtaaataaaaaatagCATTTATTGATATGACAAATTTGACACATTTTTTGTAATATCACttatattttttgtaaaatatacTAAATATAATATTGTACCAGATTTTTGCTACTTCATTGAAGATACTCTAAGTTATTAAATTTAAACTCAATCctcatttattataatttaaaataataaaattatcaaATACAATCATTCACAATATTTCAGTGTTAGAAATTATATGTCGCCTTAAGTAAAAAATTATGATGGCATGGTAACATAGTGAATTGTTTTGGGAcacaaataatatataaaattagcaaattattgatataatttaatataatattttgtatattctattttaaaataaatatataaaactatAGGGAAATTCCATAATAAGGTGCCACTTTTGCATTTACTGGTAGAAGCAACTCTATTTTCGACAcgtaaaaaaattataacttaatttttttatatgatgacaTACTTTGCAGTTATATCAGTCATCCTACTAATTTTTGAGAAATTAATAATTACAGCGCTGAAAAATAGATTTCAAAATGGTAAATTGCATGcggataaaaaaaaaacacgtaTGCTACTAACGGTTTGAACTGTATATTttacactgtaaattattcataatttttcgaAAATTAGTGAGATAtctgttataactataatgtacaccatcatataaaaaaattagtctaTAATATCTCTACATACCAAAAATATAAACGTACATGCTCGTAGAGGCAAACAAAAGTAGTGTCCTTACTACAAAATCCTcctaatatattatttattatagttatttaatttgagtataaaaaaattaagagagtttcataatttgttttttttattgaaCATTATAATAAAACAGTCAAAGCAACCACCAATAGAAATGCGCCACGTAAGAATTAACAGTTCACTCCCAAGCACCAGTTCTCACCTTCCCCAATTGAAGCTGCCACGTCAGCCTGAGTGTAAATGCATAGACTAGACATGTGGAGTGGAGCAGTCAGGGGTTGAGGGTGGGGGACTCACTCTCTCACTTACTCACTCACCTAACCCAGACCACTCTCTTGTCCTCTATTCCCAAACTGCGCTTCCCATATCCACGTGGCTCAATACCATTGGCTCAAAAATGGTAGTACGAATTATTGGTAGCGGTATTAACACGCCAGTAAGTTTCTAAGTTTGAGATTTAGGTAATAAATAAATCTAAATAGATTAGATGAGTTTGTTACTGGGATGCATATTTTTTATACGGGGACGGGGCTCCGTGGGGACACACTCTTATTGGGGTGGGGAATTCTTGTCTAAATGAGGAATAAGACAGGGATGAGGATAATTTTTAGTCCCTGAATGTTAAATGGGACGGGGGCGGGGATAGCACTTCCCGGCCCGTCGAGATCCcgtttaaattattatatatttttctaatattttataTC from the Humulus lupulus chromosome X, drHumLupu1.1, whole genome shotgun sequence genome contains:
- the LOC133805178 gene encoding NAC domain-containing protein 2-like, whose amino-acid sequence is MTGELELPPGFRFHPTDEELVMHYLCRKCASQPISVPIIAEIDLYKYDPWDLPGLASYGEKEWYFFSPRDRKYPNGSRPNRAAGTGYWKATGADKPIGNPKPVGIKKALVFYAGKAPKGEKTNWIMHEYRLADVDRSARKKNSLRLDDWVLCRIYNKKGSLEKQNQINSNRKLSFPEQEDKKPDILNTLPPPPPQPAVTITGPNDFVYFDTSESVPRLHTDSSCSEHVVSPEFTCEVQSEPKWKDWEKALDFPYNYMDATVDNSFGPGGSQMSPLQDIFMYLQKPY